The genomic DNA CGGGGGACCGGCTTCGCCGTCTGGCCATCGCCGTCGCCACCGCGATGACCGCCATCCACGGGGCCGGAGTGGTCCACCGCGATCTCAAACCGGACAACGTGCTGCTCGGCCCCGACGGCCCCCGGGTCATCGACTTCGGCATCGCCCGCACCGCCGAGATGTCCCTCACCTCGACGGGGCTCGTCGTCGGCACCCCGACCTACATGGCGCCCGAGGTCCTCGCCGGGGCACGGGCCGGCGCCCCCGCCGACGTCTTCGCCTTCGGCGCCATCGTGCTCTACGCGGCCACCGGCCACGACCCCTTCCGCGCCGAGACCCTCGGCGCGGTCATGCACCGCGTGCTCTCCGTCCAACCCGACGTCTCACCCCTGCCGCCGGATGTGCGCCCGCTGGTCTCGGCCGCCCTGGCCAAGGACCCCGCCGACCGGCCGGCCGCCCGCGAACTGCTGCTGGCGCTGCTCGGCCAGGACAGCCCGGAGGCCGGGAGCCGGGCCGCCGCCGTCCTGCGGGCCGAGGCCGCACCCTCGCTCGGCCAGGTCGCCGAGGAGGTGTTCGCCCGGCTCGGGCCCGGCGAGCAGGAGGTCGTCCCCCAGATCCTGCTGCGCCTGGTCAGCGCGGACGGCCGCGAGGCCCGCGGCGCCGGGCGGGCCGAGATCGACGCCTCACCGGAGGCCGAACGGGTGCTGGCCGCGTTCGCCGCCGCCGGGCTGGTCCGGGTGACGGCCGAGGTCGTCACGCTGGAGCGGCCGGGTCTGCTGCGGGCCTGGCCGCGCCTGCGCGAATGGTCCGCCACCGAGCTGCCCGGTCTGCCGGTCCGGCAACGGGTCAGCGACGCCGCGCGGCTCTGGGAGGCGGGCGGGCGCAAGGACGGTGACCTCCTGCAGGGCACTCCACTCGACGAGGCGATGGAGTGGGCCGCCACCGGCCGCGGCCACATCAGGCTCAACCACCTGGAGACCGCGTTCCTGCGGGCCGCCGCCTCCCTGAGCCGCCACCGGGTCCGCCGGCGCCGCCTGTTCACCGCCGCCCTGGCCGTACTGCTCGCGGTGGCGCTGGCGGCGACGGTCATCGCCGAGCAGCGCCGGATCACGGTGGCCGCGCAGGGTGAGCGCATCGCCGCCCAGCTGGACGAGGCCGTCGCCCGCCGCCTGGCCGGTCAGGCCGACGCGCTGAGGCGGGCCGACCCGCTGACCGCGATGCGGCTCAGCGCGGCTGCCTACGCGATCGCCCCGGTGGCCGAGTCCCGGGCGGCCCTGCAGAGCTCCCTCACCCAGCGGGAGACCTCGGTCGTGCCGGCGCCCCGATCCGGAACGCACTACACGCTGAGCGTCGACGGCACGACGATGGTCGGCGCGGGCACCGGCGTGATCACCCTCTGGGACGCGGCCAGCGGGCGCGAGCTGCGCTCGATCCGGGCCCCCGGCCTGGTCCCGACCGGTATCGCGCAGGGCGCCACGCGGGAGTACGCCGCGATCGACACCGCCGGGGGCCTGCGCCTGTGGGACCTGCGGACCGGCAGGCGACTGCCCGGAGCGTACGGCGAGGCGGGAAGCTGGGCCGCGATCAGTCCGGCCGGCACGGACCTGCTGTCGTTCGACGGCCCCACCCTGGTCGTCCGCGACCTCGAACATCGCAAGGAGAGGCTGCGTGTCCCGGGTGACCAGGTCTGGGGCCGGGCCGCAGGGGGCGGCCGCGCTGTGACGACCTCGGGGACGGGGGCCGTCCGGCTGTGGGACCTGCGGACCGGCAGGGCGCTGCGTGCCCCGGCGCTGCCCGAGGGGACCGGAACGGTCGACGCCGCGCTGAGCGCCGACGGGCGGACCCTGGTGCTGGAGCGGGAGGGCGCGCTGACGTTCCGGGACGTGGACTCAGGCAGGCGGCTCGGCGAGATCGACGTCCCGCGAGGAGGACACCTGCTGTTCGCCCCGGACGGCCGCACCCTGGCGGTGCTCCATCAGGGCGGGGTCACCCTGGTGGGCGTGCCCGGTGTCGTGACGCTGCTGGATTACTCCACCGACGAGCAGCCCACTGTCGAGAGTGTGCGCTTCTCCGAGGACGGCCGGGCGCTGCGCTTCGTCGACGGTGCCGGTTCGGTGGTCACGCTCGGCGTGCCCGGACGGTCCGGTGCCGGGATCGTCCAGGGCGGGACGCTCAGCCCGGACGGTGCCCGCACCGCCGCCCAGACCGCCTTCGGCACCCACCGGAAGGTCGAGGTGCGGGACGCCCGCACGGGCCGGGCCGCGGTCACGATGACCGTACCGCCGACCCCGCCGGCCCCCGAGTCGGGCGCCGGGTCGCTGGGCCTCGTCTTCAGCCCCGACGGTGCGACCCTCGCCGTCACCCCCGACTCCGAACCGGTGGTGCACCTGTTCGACACCACCTCGGGTGCACGTCTGGGCGAGCTGCGCTGGGACGGCAAGTCCGCGTCGCGGGTCGCGTTCGACGCCGCGGGGAAGGGTCTCGCCGTCGCCGCGTCCAGCAGATCCGACCGGCCGTTCGTCCAGTTGTGGGACGTCGCCTCCCGCAGGCAGGTCGGCCGGCTACCGGGCGGGGACACGACGGCCCTCGCTCTGGCGTTCCATCCGGACGGTGCGCGGCTGGCCCAGGGGAGTCCCGGCGGGGTCGCCCTGACGCCGCTGCGCGACGGCGCCGCCGCCGCGCTCGACGGGGTGGGCGACGCGCGCGCGGTGTCGTTCGACCCCGGCGGAGGGCTGCTCGCCGTCGGCGACGCCGCCGGGCGGGTCCAGCTGTGGGAGACCGCCACCCGGAGGCCGCGCGGTCCGGCGATCGCCGCGCACCCCGGAGGAGTGGATCTCGCGGTGTTCTCGCCGGACGGCAGGCTGCTGGTCACCTCGGGCGGTGGCCGGGTGGCGCTGTGGGACGCGGCGAGCGGCGGGCAGATCGGGCAGCCCGCGGCGGGTGTGGAGCGGGCCGTGACGGGTGTGGCGTTCCCGGACGGCGGCAGGACGCTGCGGACGGTCAGCGCGGACGGCACCGTCGTCGACCGGCCACTCGACCCGGGCCGTGCCGCCGGCGCGGTGTGCTCCCGCGCCGGCGGCGGGCTGTCCCCCCAGGCCTGGGCCCGGCACATCCCCGAACTCGCCTACCGCCCCACCTGCCGGTGACCGCCGCTCAGCCGGACAGCCGGTCGGCGACCAGGGAGGCGCAGCGGTCCTCCAGCAGGATGGTGTAGTGGTTGCAGTCGTCGACCAGTTCGTCCTCCAGCGCGGGCAACCGCTCGGTCCAGGTGGCGGCCAGTTCCGCGGGGATCATGCCGACCGGCTGGTCGAGCAGCCCACGCGGGGCCCGCAGCAGCGACAGCGGCGACTTCACCGCGTGCAGCGCGGTCCCGATCGCCTCGCTCTCGGTGAGCAGCCACCGGCCGTCCTCGCGGATCGGCTCCTCCTGCGCCCGCGAGCGCACCGCGCCCTCCGGCCCGGTCGCGTCGTAGCGGACGTACTCCTCCACCAGGTCGTTCCAGTTCCCGGCGAAGGCGGGGTGCGCCTTGAAGAAGTCGACGTAGGCGCCGGTGCTCGGGAAGGTCTGGCCGAGCCGGGCGATGGCCGGGCCGAGCGTGGCCGACAGGACCGCGTCGGGGTCCAGCCCGGGAGGCAGCGGCAGCGGGAGACCGCCGTCGACCAGCACGACCTTGGCGTAGTCGCGGTCGGCCGCGGCCAGGGCGGCGACGTAGGCGCCCATCGAGTGACCGGTCAGCACGATGTCGGACTCCGCGCCCAGGGACCGGGCGACCAGGCCGACGTCCTCGGCATGCCGCCGCAGGCCGTACGGGCCGGGAAGACCGGCGCTGTGACCGCGGCCCCGCAGGTCCATCGCGACCAGCGACCACTCGGCGGGCAGCCGCCGTGCGACCCCGGCCCAGGCCATGAGCGAGGCGGTGATGCCGTGTACGGCCACCACCAGACGCGGCCCGGTGCCGAACCGGGCGACCCGCAGCCGTCCCCCGGGGACGTCGACATCGCCGAAAACAGGATTCAAGGGATTCTCCTCGGGATCGGCAGGAGCTATCGCAAACTGGGAGCATGCTCCCACAGCTCATAATTACCGCATGAGGGTTACCGTTGTTGAGCATGAAGCCGCCGCCGGTCTTGGGTTCTTCGCGGGGTGGCTGGACGCCGCGGGGGTCGGGTGCGAGGTCGTCCGGCCCTATCTGGGTGAGGCGGTGCCGGAGCGCGCCGGGGACGGGCTGATCGTGCTCGGCGGCGAGGCGGCGGCGTGGGAGGACGAACAGTACCCCTGGCTGCCCGCCACCCGCGACCTGATCCGGAGTTCGGTCGGCGGCGGCGTGCCGACCCTGGGAATCTGCCTGGGCGCCCAGCTCATGACGCTCGCCTGCGGAGGCGCCGTGGAACGGGGTGAGCACGGACTGGAGGTGGGCGCGACGGAGATCGTCCCGCTGCCGGCCGCCGACGCCGACCCGCTGTTCGCCGGGATCGGCCCCGCCCTCGCCGTCCAGTACCACGGAGATGCGATGACCCGGCTGCCCGCGGGCGCGGTACGGCTGGCCACCGGGGATCCCTACCCCAACCAGGCCTACCGGCTGGGCGAGCGGGCGTGGGCCGTGCAGTTCCACCCCGAGGCCACTCCGGAGATCTTCACGGAGTGGACCAGCGGCTCGGCCGACCAGCTGACCGCCCGGGGTTACTCGGTCGAGGAGCTCGGCACGCAGGTGAAGGAGGCCGAACCGCGCCTCATCGACGCCTGGCGGCCGCTCGCCCGACGGTTCGCCGCCGCCGTCCAAACCGCGTGACCGCGCGATTACGTTGCGAATCCGCTAACGACGCTGCACACTTTCAGGATTAGCGTGTGCGATGGCGCCTCCGGTCGCCTGGAGGGTGGGGCGGCCCCGGGAGAGCGGGCGCAGGAGGAGCGGCGCCGTCCGCGCAGCCGGCCGGGACCGGAGCCGGGCGCGACCTCGGGCGGACGCGCTCCTTCGATCCGTCGGGACAGGGATGTCGGGGTAGGGATTGGGAAAGGCCACCCGTGCTTGCGATGGAGGACGAGGGAGGGTCGGTGAACGCCGCATCCCGGATGCAGACGACCGCGGGGAGACTGGCCATGAGCGGTTTCGCCGACGGGGCCAGGGCCGAGAGGCTCCTCGACGAGCTGGGCCCCGAGGCGGTCGGCGACTTCGACCTGCTGGGCTCCCTGGTCGGCACGGCGGACCCCGATCTGGCGCTCACCTCGCTCAACAGGCTGACCGAACAGGACCCGAGTGTCCTCGGCGCGCTCCGGTCCGACCCCGGCCTGCGCCGCCGCCTTCTCGGGGTCTTCGGCGTCAGCGCCGCTCTCGGAGAGCACGTGGTCAGGCATCCCGAGCACTGGCGGCTCCTCGGCGAAACGCAGGCCGTGCAGCGCCCGACCTCGCAGCAGCTTCGCGCGGAGCTGCTGCTCGCGGTCGGCGCCGACCCCGACGACCCCGAGCCGCGGGCGGTGGACGCGGGCACCGCCACCCTGGTCGCGCTCCGGGTCGCCTACCGGGGCCGGCTGCTCCAGCTGGCCGCACGCGACGTCACCGGCGCGGCCTCGCTCGCCGAGATCGCCGCGGAGCTGTCGGACCTGGCGGGAGCCGCGCTGGAGGCGGGACTCGCCGTCGCGCGGGCCGAACACCCGGAGTCCGGCTCGGTACGGCTGGCCGTCATCGGCATGGGCAAGTGCGGAGCCCGCGAACTCAACTACATCAGCGACGTCGACGTCGTCTTCGTGGCCGAACCCCAAAAGGACGCCTCGGGGGCCGTCGACGAGACCAAGGCCCTCCAGCTCGCCACCCGCCTGGCCCAGGGCATGATGCGCGCCTGCTCGGCCAGCACCCCCGAGGGCTCGCTCTGGGAGGTGGACGCGGCACTGCGTCCCGAGGGCAAGGCCGGCCCGCTGGTCCGCACCCTCGCCAGTCACCAGGCCTACTACCGGCGCTGGGCCAAGACCTGGGAGTTCCAGGCGTTGCTGAAGGCCCGGCCGGTGGCGGGCGACCCCGCGCTCGGCGAGCAGTACGTCTCCGCGATGAACGAGATGGTCTGGCAGGCCGCCACCCGTGAGAGATTCGTCGAGGACGTGCAGGCCATGCGCCGCCGGGTCGAGGAGCACATCCGCGCCGGCGAGGCCGAACGCCAGCTCAAGCTCGGGCCGGGCGGCCTTCGCGACATCGAGTTCGCGGTCCAGCTGCTCCAGCTCGTCCACGGCCGCCTGGACCCCCTGCTACGCCGCCGTGCCACGCTCCCCGCGATCGCCGCGCTGTCCCGAGGCGGCTACGTCGCCAGGGAGGACGCCAAGGCCCTCGCCGAGGCCTACACGTTCCTGCGCCAGGTCGAGCACCTGATCCAGCTGCACCGGCTCCGCCGTACCCACGTGGTGCCGGAGGACGTCAACGACCTGCGGCGGCTCGGCCGGGGGCTGGGCATGACCAGCGACCCGGTGGGGGAGTTCACCACCCGATGGAGGCGGCACGCGATGGAGGCCAGGCGCCTGCACGAGAAACTCTTCTACCGGCCGCTGCTGCAGGCCGTGGCCCGCCTGCCGGAGTCCGAGGCCCGGCTGTCGGCCGTCGCCGCGCAGGCCCGGCTGGAGGCGCTCGGCTACACCGACCCGGCCGGGGCGCTCCGCCACATCAGCGCGTTGACCAGCGGCGTCTCACGCCGCGCGGCGATCCAGCGGACGCTGCTGCCCGTCATGCTCGGCTGGTTCGCCGACGCCCCCGACCCCGACGCCGGCCTGCTCGGCTTCCGCCAGATCTCCGACAAACTCGGCGCCACCCCGTGGTATCTGCGGCTGCTGCGTGACGAGACCGCGGTGGCCGCCCGGCTCGCCCGGCTGCTCGGCACCAGCCGTTACGCGACGGGACTGCTGCTGCACGCCCCCGACGCGGTCGCGATGCTCGCCTCGGACACGGAGCTGGATCCCCGGCCGCCCGAGGCCCTGCTGGCGGAGGCGCGGGCGACGGTGGGCCGCTACCCCGCCCACGCGGAGAACGCGGTGGCCGCGGTGCGCGGGCTGCGGCGCAGGGAGCTGTTCCGCACGGCGGTCGCCGACCTCACCGGGCACATCGACATCGAGCAGGTCGGCCTGGCGCTGTCCGCGCTCAACGACACCACGATCCAGGCCGCACTGGACGCCGCGATCGGCAAGGTCGAGATGGAACGGCGGGCCCCGCTGGGCACCCGGTTCGCGGTGATCGCGATGGGCCGCCTCGGCGGGCTCGAATGCTCCTACGGCAGCGACGCCGACGTGATGTTCGTGCACGCGCCGCTGGAGGGGGTCCCGGAGCGGGAGTCGACCGACGCGGCCTTCGCGGTGGCCAACGAGCTGCGCCGCCTGCTGACCCTGCCGGCCCCGGACCCGCCGCTGCTCATCGACCCCGACCTGCGTCCCGAGGGCCGTCAGGGCCCGCTGGTCCGCACGCTGGCCTCCTACGCCGCCTACTACGAGCGCTGGTCGTCGCCGTGGGAGTCCCAGGCGCTGCTGCGTGCCCGGTTCGCCGCGGGGGACCCCTCGCTCGGAGCCGGCCTCCTCGCGCTGGCCGACCCGCTGCGCTACCCGCCCGGCGGCATATCAGACACGGCGGTGCTGGAGATCAGGAAACTGAAGGCACGCATGGAGGCCGAGCGGCTGCCCCGGGGGGCCGACCCGGCCCTGCACACCAAGCTCGGCCCCGGAGGGCTGTCCGACGTGGAGTGGGTGGCCCAGCTCATCCAGCTCCGCCACGCCGGACGCCTGCCGTCACTGCGGACCACCCGCACCCTGGAGACGCTCCGTGCGGCGGTCGCCGAGGGTCTGCTGTCCCCCGAGGACGAGACCGCACTGGCCCAGGCGTGGCGGTTCGCCTCACGCATCCGCGACGCCGTCGTCCTGGTCCGGGGCCGTGCGGCCGACTCGATCCCGGTGGACCTGCGCGAGCGCGCGCTCATCTCCCGCGCGATGGGATATCCGTCCGACAGCAGCGAGGACCTCGTGGAGGACTACCGTCGCATCACCCGCCGTGCCCGCCGGGTCATGGAACGTGCCTTCTACGAGGACTGATGCTTCTCCCGCAGTTAACCTGAAGATCACTTTCTATTTGGTTCCAACCTTAAGGATCTTTTCTGGCCTGTTAAAAAACGGGTCACATCCCGAGGAAAGGAACCCTATGCGCAGGTCTGTGAAGGCTCTCGCCGCGGCCGGAGCGCTGGCCGGCGGACTGATGCTGGTCCAGCCCACGTCGGCGACGGCCGCGGTCGACCCCGCGGGTGTGTGCGGGTCGGGCTACCGGGTCATCGACAGCCAGGCGCTGAAGAGCGGGAGCCTGACGCTCGCGACCGTCTACCTGACCTACAACTCGGGCAACGGTTACAACTGCGTCGTCACCACCCTCGCCCACCCGAACGGTGCCCGGTACTACCTGAAGGCGACCCTCCAGGCCTCAGGCGGCAGCCAGAAGGTCGACTCCGGCGAGTTCACGTCGTACGCCGGGCCCCTGTACGTGTCCGCGACGGACAAGTGCGTGAAGTGGGGCGGCCAGTTCGACACCGACCCGGGCTTCAAGTACACCAGCCCGTTCGAGCACTGCGGCTGACGTTCCAGGTCCCGGTACGGCGCGCTTGGAGCGGGTGCCGTACCGGGACCACCGGACCTTTCGACGGCGTCGCGCCTGCTGGGCCCACCGGACCTTTCGACGGCGTCGCGCCTGCCGGGCCCACCGAAACCCCGGAAGGCATTGCGCTTGCCGGGACGGACGTGTATCAAAGTTGCGGGTGATCCACTTTGATATCCGTTTACATTGATCTGGCCATCGGGCTGGTTCTGGCCTTCCTGATGCTCTCGCTCCTGGTGAGCGGGATCAACGAGGCCTTCGTCCGGCTGTTCGGGATCCGCAGCAAGTTCCTGTGGGCCTACATCCGCGACACCATGGACGGCGGTCCGCAGGAGGGGCGGTCGTGGATTCCGGCGAAGGTCGCCGACGTCTTCGCCAGGCTGCCCTTCTCCGGGAACGATCCGCGTCCCCGGCACGACCCGGACCCCGCGCCGCCGGTGGTCGACCCGGTGCCGGTCGACCCCGCCGCGGTGCTCGCCACCGAGACACC from Streptosporangium sp. NBC_01756 includes the following:
- a CDS encoding WD40 repeat domain-containing serine/threonine protein kinase, with the translated sequence MSQRLGAGDPQRIGDHLLAGRLGEGGQGVVYDAYDPDGHRVAIKLLHADADRARIAREIAAATRVSSFCTARVLHADLDVPRPYIVSEFIDGPSLRQAVQDTGPLAGDRLRRLAIAVATAMTAIHGAGVVHRDLKPDNVLLGPDGPRVIDFGIARTAEMSLTSTGLVVGTPTYMAPEVLAGARAGAPADVFAFGAIVLYAATGHDPFRAETLGAVMHRVLSVQPDVSPLPPDVRPLVSAALAKDPADRPAARELLLALLGQDSPEAGSRAAAVLRAEAAPSLGQVAEEVFARLGPGEQEVVPQILLRLVSADGREARGAGRAEIDASPEAERVLAAFAAAGLVRVTAEVVTLERPGLLRAWPRLREWSATELPGLPVRQRVSDAARLWEAGGRKDGDLLQGTPLDEAMEWAATGRGHIRLNHLETAFLRAAASLSRHRVRRRRLFTAALAVLLAVALAATVIAEQRRITVAAQGERIAAQLDEAVARRLAGQADALRRADPLTAMRLSAAAYAIAPVAESRAALQSSLTQRETSVVPAPRSGTHYTLSVDGTTMVGAGTGVITLWDAASGRELRSIRAPGLVPTGIAQGATREYAAIDTAGGLRLWDLRTGRRLPGAYGEAGSWAAISPAGTDLLSFDGPTLVVRDLEHRKERLRVPGDQVWGRAAGGGRAVTTSGTGAVRLWDLRTGRALRAPALPEGTGTVDAALSADGRTLVLEREGALTFRDVDSGRRLGEIDVPRGGHLLFAPDGRTLAVLHQGGVTLVGVPGVVTLLDYSTDEQPTVESVRFSEDGRALRFVDGAGSVVTLGVPGRSGAGIVQGGTLSPDGARTAAQTAFGTHRKVEVRDARTGRAAVTMTVPPTPPAPESGAGSLGLVFSPDGATLAVTPDSEPVVHLFDTTSGARLGELRWDGKSASRVAFDAAGKGLAVAASSRSDRPFVQLWDVASRRQVGRLPGGDTTALALAFHPDGARLAQGSPGGVALTPLRDGAAAALDGVGDARAVSFDPGGGLLAVGDAAGRVQLWETATRRPRGPAIAAHPGGVDLAVFSPDGRLLVTSGGGRVALWDAASGGQIGQPAAGVERAVTGVAFPDGGRTLRTVSADGTVVDRPLDPGRAAGAVCSRAGGGLSPQAWARHIPELAYRPTCR
- a CDS encoding alpha/beta hydrolase translates to MNPVFGDVDVPGGRLRVARFGTGPRLVVAVHGITASLMAWAGVARRLPAEWSLVAMDLRGRGHSAGLPGPYGLRRHAEDVGLVARSLGAESDIVLTGHSMGAYVAALAAADRDYAKVVLVDGGLPLPLPPGLDPDAVLSATLGPAIARLGQTFPSTGAYVDFFKAHPAFAGNWNDLVEEYVRYDATGPEGAVRSRAQEEPIREDGRWLLTESEAIGTALHAVKSPLSLLRAPRGLLDQPVGMIPAELAATWTERLPALEDELVDDCNHYTILLEDRCASLVADRLSG
- a CDS encoding type 1 glutamine amidotransferase, with amino-acid sequence MRVTVVEHEAAAGLGFFAGWLDAAGVGCEVVRPYLGEAVPERAGDGLIVLGGEAAAWEDEQYPWLPATRDLIRSSVGGGVPTLGICLGAQLMTLACGGAVERGEHGLEVGATEIVPLPAADADPLFAGIGPALAVQYHGDAMTRLPAGAVRLATGDPYPNQAYRLGERAWAVQFHPEATPEIFTEWTSGSADQLTARGYSVEELGTQVKEAEPRLIDAWRPLARRFAAAVQTA
- a CDS encoding bifunctional [glutamine synthetase] adenylyltransferase/[glutamine synthetase]-adenylyl-L-tyrosine phosphorylase, giving the protein MEDEGGSVNAASRMQTTAGRLAMSGFADGARAERLLDELGPEAVGDFDLLGSLVGTADPDLALTSLNRLTEQDPSVLGALRSDPGLRRRLLGVFGVSAALGEHVVRHPEHWRLLGETQAVQRPTSQQLRAELLLAVGADPDDPEPRAVDAGTATLVALRVAYRGRLLQLAARDVTGAASLAEIAAELSDLAGAALEAGLAVARAEHPESGSVRLAVIGMGKCGARELNYISDVDVVFVAEPQKDASGAVDETKALQLATRLAQGMMRACSASTPEGSLWEVDAALRPEGKAGPLVRTLASHQAYYRRWAKTWEFQALLKARPVAGDPALGEQYVSAMNEMVWQAATRERFVEDVQAMRRRVEEHIRAGEAERQLKLGPGGLRDIEFAVQLLQLVHGRLDPLLRRRATLPAIAALSRGGYVAREDAKALAEAYTFLRQVEHLIQLHRLRRTHVVPEDVNDLRRLGRGLGMTSDPVGEFTTRWRRHAMEARRLHEKLFYRPLLQAVARLPESEARLSAVAAQARLEALGYTDPAGALRHISALTSGVSRRAAIQRTLLPVMLGWFADAPDPDAGLLGFRQISDKLGATPWYLRLLRDETAVAARLARLLGTSRYATGLLLHAPDAVAMLASDTELDPRPPEALLAEARATVGRYPAHAENAVAAVRGLRRRELFRTAVADLTGHIDIEQVGLALSALNDTTIQAALDAAIGKVEMERRAPLGTRFAVIAMGRLGGLECSYGSDADVMFVHAPLEGVPERESTDAAFAVANELRRLLTLPAPDPPLLIDPDLRPEGRQGPLVRTLASYAAYYERWSSPWESQALLRARFAAGDPSLGAGLLALADPLRYPPGGISDTAVLEIRKLKARMEAERLPRGADPALHTKLGPGGLSDVEWVAQLIQLRHAGRLPSLRTTRTLETLRAAVAEGLLSPEDETALAQAWRFASRIRDAVVLVRGRAADSIPVDLRERALISRAMGYPSDSSEDLVEDYRRITRRARRVMERAFYED
- a CDS encoding spore-associated protein A, with amino-acid sequence MRRSVKALAAAGALAGGLMLVQPTSATAAVDPAGVCGSGYRVIDSQALKSGSLTLATVYLTYNSGNGYNCVVTTLAHPNGARYYLKATLQASGGSQKVDSGEFTSYAGPLYVSATDKCVKWGGQFDTDPGFKYTSPFEHCG